A stretch of the Takifugu flavidus isolate HTHZ2018 chromosome 1, ASM371156v2, whole genome shotgun sequence genome encodes the following:
- the LOC130533332 gene encoding uncharacterized protein LOC130533332, whose amino-acid sequence MELECGKTCWDQGECSPYPRSVEEQWKWTLDQVVSGMKEEDRERELDAIKKLWKEAQKQKILPPPEVKVNLAEALCKWESEIHTRLQDHLDNPKLGLIAGKSWKKQGKELEDKRRRIHVVAVTCAAVHYCRARGVTRVPNVEKPPSEDPNQTLTLNTTLYPSLPTTSSPPPYQLPVLTTNSGQLDVDRNEEMQELRETVWDLWRQVSRIKQRQEEVEDSLGKFEFREKGQVVRPKISQQTIFKKQDSQKSALNVFKRLNNQTKQEKRADPSGGFARAERREEKARLIYGSDKEESENKTDTLKLPATFIGESDLQEPVEAQTKLYEKDPASSMENYESESGEESECEYRGVPLTGAINNEEVGQTGIHTRSKGPRRQTCSPAWSGRCRSGRGPRPDTLRETTNDAKNVQYANTLM is encoded by the coding sequence atggaactggagtGTGGTAAAACGTGTTGGGATCaaggagaatgttctccctatcctcggtctgtggaagaacagtggaagtggactcttgatcaggtggtgagtggcatgaaagaagaggacagggaaagagaattggatgcaataaaaaagttgtggaaggaagctcagaagcagaagatacttccccctccagaggtgaaggttaatttagctgaagcattgtgtaagtgggagtcagaaattcacactagattacaagatcatttggataatccaaaattaggcttgatagcaggaaaatcatggaaaaaacagggtaaggagttagaagataagcgccgaaggatacatgttgtggctgtgacatgtgcagcggtgcactattgcagAGCTAGGGGggttacacgagtgcccaatgtagaGAAGCCTCCAtcagaagatccaaaccagacactgacacttaacaccactctttacccatcattacctactacctcttccccacccccatatcaattgccagttttgactactaatagtggtcagttagatgtggacagaaatgaagaaatgcaggagttacgtgagacagtgtgggacctttggagacaggttagcaggatcaaacagagacaggaagaggttgaggaTAGCTTGGGAAAATTTGAATTTAGAGAGAAAGGTCaagtggttcgccctaaaatctcccaacaaactatatttaagaaacaggacagtcaaaaatctgcattaaatgtctttaaaagacttaacaatcaaacaaaacaagagaaaagagctgatccctcaggaggatttgccagggctgagcgcagggaggagaaggcaagactgatttatggcagtgataaagaggagagcgaaAATAAGACAGACACCCTCAAACTTccagctacatttattggagaatcGGATCTTCAGGAGCCCGTTGAAGCTCAGACAAAATTATATGAAAAAGACCCAGCTTCAAGTatggaaaattatgaatcagaatcaggggaagagagtgagtgtgagtacaGAGGTgtaccgttgacaggggccataaataatgaggaggtgggtcaaacaggaatacacacgcggagtaaggggcccagacggcagacctgttctcccgcctggtctggtagatgccgttctggaagaggcccacggcctgacacactgcgggaaaccacgaatgatgcaaagaatgttcaatatgcaaacactttaatgtaa
- the si:ch211-214e3.5 gene encoding zinc finger protein 518A has protein sequence MEENLKVPYSSTQKCKSIDDETRKVKEFVYKHLRDMTGGSFFNSEGSSTNGLGGSIKKEKLSLSKTHCKIQQGAVFSGKILSFECSVCKDSTTYSPNDLLKHFRAVHKETLPTYPCDLCCFVTHEFPALQRHRIEHRNTLVTCELCSDGVQYSLLLLTRHYIMCHSQNGQFNCDWCEFITFDAGTFVQHIHHHNESPWKCSKCRHISLNENDYKKHVKAHLGSFPFTCEICGYGTTTSEYLANHLAAVHKDEAEKMNGWIETEDSSTHLAPSAGAEVLLNSDSQDIQKLSRVNHVAGSLSNQSFRLTTPELSMEETYHLMDTTVAKRESKTWTKGSHNTDLTVLQDFDGSAAFDVSGKSNSNGLTVLMVRNKISLPPNCTTKVVGFKMVDGKKHLVLKVIPAGKQLSSTHNHPSPESVCSSAPPQVDNSTVGNENGECAGCKKSISDSFIDSPKPMSCMQTNPDEIVAVKVKIEEEETSVCNLDTSSQTDGESDTSPLLQQCCLDASCSSSDNCNHVILQSKEATGFDSSIFSPSVYSGATGQSGLTVSYISNVSSHSVVAQETVPSGQVANCRAAGEFPVTAPADQINEFQSLSSIKDNFEPLSGKDKLGGIHIEIEHKNEHDSAGRNSQSQEVFTFHNYFKEKLNPSPNTVPNCSTIYKDSLRKERIEGVPVGSAMVEPLDTFPQSLDEEALDQDQQDFDKLSESDDIIDKCVVEDSSGEDGSLESIFQDFNIIKIEEDIVPISPEQSGAKNYSSPLDSLDKKPSDAVINQEPDTANVHYSSASSDLLDQTKESCQISPSPEKKQPVLPSTTEVKSVMPVQAKDHPGFKLITSSTPQINVSYFQTAQEKSCNQGCANLNPISRRLHVPAQKTMAENKTLLAVQSSDCQNSNNFLINHLGLKSPLILSQSLHRTSTKKNKTQPTCYLLQRPLPPNESSSTSSVKLAGTQLQLNSRPVLAMSVSSANKLGALQPGQQAFLLRYISPTKSGLLLNNQDGKLQTHGSETGDGIGNKVIFKIVTPTTSLTNSTCTSNTQPLFMPASPPTQCFLVSSNKNPTEACSGMKKLIALQSTTHKAVKETLLSHARIDVSAPLYDIAEPVLAPRPIRPPSQRKRRRKQLFDELPELMHKARKLSKKTETTLYWKPVSKEVERTLRLAPLSCLQQVRCPRRNQPVVVLNHPDADIPEVANIMKVVNRHKGAVSKVVLSQKTLQALSEMSSPGDKPFTKGILSHRDRPRPVQSSVREQFLLRLKLRKKSRKKYEVVKSLPGSSQTSVAFDCWFCGRLFNSQEDWIGHGQRHLMEATRDWNKLF, from the coding sequence ATGGAAGAAAATCTGAAAGTACCTTACAGTTCtacacaaaaatgcaaatcaaTAGACGATGAAACACGGAAGGTAAAAGAATTTGTGTACAAGCATTTAAGAGACATGACGGGTGGTTCATTCTTCAACAGTGAAGGCTCTTCCACAAACGGACTTGGAGGTTctatcaaaaaagaaaagctctcTCTGAGTAAGACTCATTGTAAAATTCAACAGGGGGCAGTTTTTTCCGGAAAGATCCTGAGCTTTGAATGCTCAGTCTGTAAAGACAGCACAACGTATAGTCCCAATGATTTACTGAAGCATTTTCGAGCGGTTCACAAAGAAACCCTGCCAACATACCCATGTGACCTGTGCTGCTTCGTCACTCATGAGTTTCCTGCTCTCCAACGGCATCGCATTGAGCACAGAAATACCTTGGTCACCTGTGAACTCTGCAGTGATGGTGTTCAGTACTCTTTGCTTTTGCTTACCAGACACTACATCATGTGTCACAGTCAAAATGGGCAGTTCAACTGTGACTGGTGTGAGTTCATAACATTTGACGCTGGTACATTTGTCCAGCACATTCATCATCATAATGAAAGTCCGTGGAAGTGTTCAAAATGCAGACACATCAGCTTAAATGAAAATGACTACAAGAAGCATGTGAAAGCACACTTGGGTTCGTTCCCATTCACCTGCGAAATCTGTGGGTATGGAACAACCACCAGTGAGTATCTGGCAAACCACTTGGCAGCTGTTCATAAGGACGAAGCTGAGAAGATGAACGGATGGATTGAGACAGAAGACAGTAGCACCCACCTTGCTCCTTCTGCAGGCGCAGAGGTTTTGCTGAACAGCGACTCACAGGACATTCAGAAGCTATCAAGAGTGAACCATGTCGCTGGGAGTTTGTCCAATCAAAGTTTCAGGCTGACCACACCAGAATTATCCATGGAGGAGACGTATCACTTAATGGATACTACAGTAGCAAAAAGGGAGagtaaaacgtggaccaaaggCTCTCACAACACAGACCTGACAGTTTTGCAGGATTTTGATGGCTCGGCAGCCTTTGACGTTTCCGGGAAATCCAACAGCAATGGGCTGACTGTTCTCATGGTTCGAAATAAAATATCTCTGCCCCCAAACTGCACAACCAAAGTGGTGGGATTTAAGATGGTTGATGGCAAAAAACATCTCGTTCTCAAAGTGATACCCGCAGGAAAGCAATTGTCTTCCACTCACAACCACCCCTCACCTGAAAGTGTGTGCTCCTCGGCACCTCCTCAGGTTGATAACAGCACGGTTGGTAATGAAAATGGGGAGTGTGCCGGCTGTAAGAAATCAATATCAGATTCATTTATAGATTCACCCAAACCAATGTCCTGCATGCAGACTAATCCAGATGAGATTGTGGCAGTAAAAGTTAAGATTGAGGAGGAAGAAACCTCCGTGTGTAACCTTGATACAAGCTCTCAAACAGATGGAGAGAGTGACACGAGTCCTCTATTACAGCAATGCTGTTTAGATGCATCCTGTTCTAGTTCAGATAATTGTAATCATGTGATTCTTCAGAGTAAAGAAGCAACCGGTTTTGACAGTAGTATTTTCTCTCCATCAGTTTACTCTGGTGCAACTGGCCAAAGTGGTTTAACTGTCAGTTATATTTCAAATGTATCGTCACATTCAGTAGTTGCTCAGGAAACTGTGCCTTCCGGACAAGTTGCAAactgcagggctgcaggtgaGTTTCCAGTAACTGCTCCAGCCGATCAAATCAATGAGTTCCAATCTTTGAGTAGCATTAAAGACAATtttgagcccctttcaggaaaAGACAAACTTGGTGGGATTCACATTGAGATTGAACACAAAAATGAACACGACAGTGCTGGAAGAAACTCTCAAAGTCAAGAagtatttacatttcacaactattttaaagaaaaattaaaTCCGTCACCTAACACTGTCCCAAATTGTAGCACTATCTACAAAGATTCCCTCAGAAAAGAAAGGATAGAGGGCGTACCTGTGGGGTCTGCAATGGTAGAGCCTCTAGATACATTCCCTCAAAGTCTAGATGAAGAAGCACTGGACCAAGATCAGCAGGACTTTGACAAATTGTCAGAAAGTGATGATATAATTGACAAATGTGTAGTTGAGGACTCTTCTGGGGAGGATGGAAGCCTCGAATCTATTTTTCAAGACTTTAATATAATTAAAATTGAGGAGGACATTGTTCCTATATCTCCAGAACAATCGGGAGCCAAGAATTATTCATCCCCGCTGGATAGTTTAGACAAGAAACCTTCAGATGCTGTAATTAACCAGGAGCCAGATACAGCAAATGTTCACTATTCAAGCGCAAGTAGTGATTTGTTGGACCAGACAAAAGAAAGTTGCCAAATTTCCCCTTCACCAGAGAAGAAGCAACCAGTTTTACCAAGCACAACTGAGGTTAAATCTGTCATGCCAGTGCAGGCCAAAGACCATCCAGGGTTCAAACTGATAACCAGCTCTACTCCTCAAATCAATGTGTCTTATTTTCAGACAGCTCAAGAAAAATCATGTAATCAAGGTTGTGCAAATCTAAATCCTATCAGCAGGAGGTTACATGTACCTGCACAAAAGACAATGGCTGAAAACAAGACACTGCTTGCTGTCCAATCAAGTGATTGCCAAAATTCCAATAATTTCTTAATCAACCATTTAGGTTTAAAGAGTCCTTTAATCCTATCACAGTCACTACATAGAACatccacaaagaaaaacaaaacacaaccaaCATGTTATCTACTTCAAAGGCCTTTACCACCTAATGAGAGTTCTAGTACTTCCAGCGTCAAATTAGCTGGAACACAACTCCAGTTGAACTCGAGACCAGTTCTGGCGATGTCCGTTAGCTCTGCAAACAAACTCGGCGCCTTGCAGCCTGGCCAGCAGGCATTCCTTCTCAGATACATCTCTCCAACCAAATCAGGACTTCTTTTGAATAACCAAGACGGAAAGCTTCAAACTCATGGTAGCGAAACAGGTGACGGTATTGGAAACAAAGTCATATTCAAAATCGTCACTCCCACCACTAGTCTAACCAATAGCACTTGCACGTCAAACACGCAGCCTTTGTTTATGCCAGCTAGTCCTCCAACCCAGTGTTTCCTGGTGTCGTCTAACAAAAATCCCACTGAAGCCTGTAGCGGAATGAAGAAACTGATCGCCTTGCAAAGTACAACTCACAAAGCTGTCAAAGAAACTCTCCTTTCTCACGCTCGGATTGATGTGAGCGCACCACTATACGACATAGCTGAACCTGTCCTTGCTCCAAGGCCAATTCGGCCTCCAAGCCAAAGAAAAAGGCGCAGGAAGCAGTTATTTGACGAACTTCCTGAACTGATGCACAAAGCTAGAAAACTCTCAAAGAAAACTGAGACTACCCTCTACTGGAAACCTGTGTCCAAAGAAGTGGAAAGGACTTTAAGGCTTGCTCCATTAAGTTGCTTGCAGCAGGTGAGATGTCCTCGGAGAAACCAGCCGGTTGTAGTGCTCAATCACCCAGATGCTGACATTCCTGAGGTCGCCAATATCATGAAGGTGGTTAACAGACACAAAGGTGCTGTTTCCAAGGTCGTCTTATCTCAGAAAACTCTCCAGGCACTCTCTGAAATGAGCTCTCCAGGGGACAAACCATTCACCAAAGGTATTTTGTCTCACAGGGACAGACCACGTCCAGTTCAGAGTTCTGTCCGTGAACAATTCCTCCTGAGACTGAAACTGAGGAAGAAAAGTAGGAAAAAGTATGAAGTTGTGAAAAGTTTGCCGGGTTCTTCACAGACTTCAGTTGCGTTTGATTGTTGGTTTTGCGGTAGACTTTTCAACAGCCAGGAAGATTGGATTGGCCATGGCCAACGCCATCTCATGGAAGCAACACGAGACTGGAACAAATTGTTTTAA